One stretch of Acropora muricata isolate sample 2 chromosome 12, ASM3666990v1, whole genome shotgun sequence DNA includes these proteins:
- the LOC136892984 gene encoding uncharacterized protein isoform X3, with protein sequence MGQSLGGRARRRVGIIQQCPETENSRLQNELEQERIAGLETEINALRNELKQKRIAEQSLETEIIRLRNELTEVGIAKQNSETETNRLRNELEQERIGRQSLETEMNGLRNELEQKRIAEQSLETEIIRLRNELTEVGIAKQNSETETNRLRNELEQERIGRQSLETEMNGLRNELEQKRIAEQSLETAINRLRNELEEERNAKQGSETEISRLRNELEQERIGEQSLETEMNGLRNELQQEKIRFDDLQNQIENEWVINSSDIHMPEDGKLGEGAWGIVYSGKFLDCDVAVKQIHEAIDIESRRLFLREIKMASKCRHPCLLLFIGAIMEEKTLLVTELMECSLRSKLFPDRGEETLEKDDESFISLDVALALHYLHEKKPDPILHNDVSSANVLLWRSATHWRAKLSDYGTANIVRRSNLNYAGAVVYCAPEFTDTVNADAVISCKCRK encoded by the exons ATGGGGCAGTCCCTGGGAGGTCGAGCCCGTCGACGGGTTGGAATTATCCAACAATGTCCAGAGACGGAAAACAGTCGACTTCAGAATGAACTGGAACAGGAGAGAATCGCCGGTTTAGAGACGGAAATCAATGCACTTCGGAATGAATTGAAACAGAAGAGAATCGCCGAACAAAGTTTAGAGACGGAAATCATTCGACTTCGGAATGAACTGACAGAGGTGGGAATTGCCAAGCAAAATTCAGAGACGGAAACCAATCGACTTAGGAATGAACTGGAACAGGAGAGAATTGGAAGACAAAGTTTAGAGACGGAAATGAATGGACTCCGGAATGAACTGGAACAGAAGAGGATCGCCGAACAAAGTTTAGAGACGGAAATCATTCGACTTCGGAATGAACTGACAGAGGTGGGAATTGCCAAGCAAAATTCAGAGACGGAAACCAATCGACTTAGGAATGAACTGGAACAGGAGAGAATTGGAAGACAAAGTTTAGAGACGGAAATGAATGGACTCCGGAATGAACTGGAACAGAAGAGGATCGCCGAACAAAGTTTAGAGACGGCAATCAATCGACTCCGCAATGAATTGGAAGAGGAGAGAAATGCCAAGCAAGGTTCAGAGACGGAAATCAGTCGACTTCGGAATGAACTGGAACAGGAGAGAATTGGAGAACAAAGTTTAGAGACGGAAATGAATGGACTCCGGAATGAACTGCAACAGGAGAAAATACGCTTCGATGATCTTCAAAACCAGATAGAAAATGAATGGGTTATAAACTCAAGTGATATTCACATGCCTGAGGATGGCAAACTTGGAGAGGGTGCATGGGGAATTGTTTATAGCGGAAAATTTCTTGACTGTGATGTTGCTGTGAAACAAATTCACGAAGCCATCGACATCGAGAGCAGACGTTTGTTTCTACGcgaaatcaaaatggcgtcaAAATGTCGACATCCGTGTCTTCTGTTATTCATTGGCGCGATAATGGAGGAAAAGACCTTGCTGGTTACAGAACTTATGGAGTGCAGTCTAAGGAGCAAACTGTTCCCTGATCGCGGTGAAGAGACGCTAGAGAAAGATGACGAGTCATTTATATCGTTAGACGTCGCTCTAGCGCTACATTATTTGCACGAGAAAAAGCCGGATCCCATTCTTCACAATGATGTAAGCAGCGCTAACGTGTTGCTGTGGAGATCTGCTACCCATTGGAGGgccaaactgtccgattacgGCACTGCTAACATTGTCCGCCGGAGTAATTTAAATTATGCAGGGGCAGTAGTTTACTGTGCACCGGAATTCACAGACACGGTTAACGCTGATGCTGTAATATCTTGTAAG tgccgtaaataa
- the LOC136892984 gene encoding uncharacterized protein isoform X2, giving the protein MGQSLGGRARRRVGIIQQCPETENSRLQNELEQERIAGLETEINALRNELKQKRIAEQSLETEIIRLRNELTEVGIAKQNSETETNRLRNELEQERIGRQSLETEMNGLRNELEQKRIAEQSLETEIIRLRNELTEVGIAKQNSETETNRLRNELEQERIGRQSLETEMNGLRNELEQKRIAEQSLETAINRLRNELEEERNAKQGSETEISRLRNELEQERIGEQSLETEMNGLRNELQQEKIRFDDLQNQIENEWVINSSDIHMPEDGKLGEGAWGIVYSGKFLDCDVAVKQIHEAIDIESRRLFLREIKMASKCRHPCLLLFIGAIMEEKTLLVTELMECSLRSKLFPDRGEETLEKDDESFISLDVALALHYLHEKKPDPILHNDVSSANVLLWRSATHWRAKLSDYGTANIVRRSNLNYAGAVVYCAPEFTDTVNADAVISCKEITCNILWNMVSILELS; this is encoded by the exons ATGGGGCAGTCCCTGGGAGGTCGAGCCCGTCGACGGGTTGGAATTATCCAACAATGTCCAGAGACGGAAAACAGTCGACTTCAGAATGAACTGGAACAGGAGAGAATCGCCGGTTTAGAGACGGAAATCAATGCACTTCGGAATGAATTGAAACAGAAGAGAATCGCCGAACAAAGTTTAGAGACGGAAATCATTCGACTTCGGAATGAACTGACAGAGGTGGGAATTGCCAAGCAAAATTCAGAGACGGAAACCAATCGACTTAGGAATGAACTGGAACAGGAGAGAATTGGAAGACAAAGTTTAGAGACGGAAATGAATGGACTCCGGAATGAACTGGAACAGAAGAGGATCGCCGAACAAAGTTTAGAGACGGAAATCATTCGACTTCGGAATGAACTGACAGAGGTGGGAATTGCCAAGCAAAATTCAGAGACGGAAACCAATCGACTTAGGAATGAACTGGAACAGGAGAGAATTGGAAGACAAAGTTTAGAGACGGAAATGAATGGACTCCGGAATGAACTGGAACAGAAGAGGATCGCCGAACAAAGTTTAGAGACGGCAATCAATCGACTCCGCAATGAATTGGAAGAGGAGAGAAATGCCAAGCAAGGTTCAGAGACGGAAATCAGTCGACTTCGGAATGAACTGGAACAGGAGAGAATTGGAGAACAAAGTTTAGAGACGGAAATGAATGGACTCCGGAATGAACTGCAACAGGAGAAAATACGCTTCGATGATCTTCAAAACCAGATAGAAAATGAATGGGTTATAAACTCAAGTGATATTCACATGCCTGAGGATGGCAAACTTGGAGAGGGTGCATGGGGAATTGTTTATAGCGGAAAATTTCTTGACTGTGATGTTGCTGTGAAACAAATTCACGAAGCCATCGACATCGAGAGCAGACGTTTGTTTCTACGcgaaatcaaaatggcgtcaAAATGTCGACATCCGTGTCTTCTGTTATTCATTGGCGCGATAATGGAGGAAAAGACCTTGCTGGTTACAGAACTTATGGAGTGCAGTCTAAGGAGCAAACTGTTCCCTGATCGCGGTGAAGAGACGCTAGAGAAAGATGACGAGTCATTTATATCGTTAGACGTCGCTCTAGCGCTACATTATTTGCACGAGAAAAAGCCGGATCCCATTCTTCACAATGATGTAAGCAGCGCTAACGTGTTGCTGTGGAGATCTGCTACCCATTGGAGGgccaaactgtccgattacgGCACTGCTAACATTGTCCGCCGGAGTAATTTAAATTATGCAGGGGCAGTAGTTTACTGTGCACCGGAATTCACAGACACGGTTAACGCTGATGCTGTAATATCTTGTAAG gaaatcacgtgtaacattctatggaatatggtgtccattttggaactaagctga
- the LOC136892984 gene encoding uncharacterized protein isoform X1, whose translation MGQSLGGRARRRVGIIQQCPETENSRLQNELEQERIAGLETEINALRNELKQKRIAEQSLETEIIRLRNELTEVGIAKQNSETETNRLRNELEQERIGRQSLETEMNGLRNELEQKRIAEQSLETEIIRLRNELTEVGIAKQNSETETNRLRNELEQERIGRQSLETEMNGLRNELEQKRIAEQSLETAINRLRNELEEERNAKQGSETEISRLRNELEQERIGEQSLETEMNGLRNELQQEKIRFDDLQNQIENEWVINSSDIHMPEDGKLGEGAWGIVYSGKFLDCDVAVKQIHEAIDIESRRLFLREIKMASKCRHPCLLLFIGAIMEEKTLLVTELMECSLRSKLFPDRGEETLEKDDESFISLDVALALHYLHEKKPDPILHNDVSSANVLLWRSATHWRAKLSDYGTANIVRRSNLNYAGAVVYCAPEFTDTVNADAVISCKADVYSYGVLLCEMSIRETPNPEERLAQVKRIESVQFGFLLRRCVETKPALRPDMKEVIQHINDGMMN comes from the exons ATGGGGCAGTCCCTGGGAGGTCGAGCCCGTCGACGGGTTGGAATTATCCAACAATGTCCAGAGACGGAAAACAGTCGACTTCAGAATGAACTGGAACAGGAGAGAATCGCCGGTTTAGAGACGGAAATCAATGCACTTCGGAATGAATTGAAACAGAAGAGAATCGCCGAACAAAGTTTAGAGACGGAAATCATTCGACTTCGGAATGAACTGACAGAGGTGGGAATTGCCAAGCAAAATTCAGAGACGGAAACCAATCGACTTAGGAATGAACTGGAACAGGAGAGAATTGGAAGACAAAGTTTAGAGACGGAAATGAATGGACTCCGGAATGAACTGGAACAGAAGAGGATCGCCGAACAAAGTTTAGAGACGGAAATCATTCGACTTCGGAATGAACTGACAGAGGTGGGAATTGCCAAGCAAAATTCAGAGACGGAAACCAATCGACTTAGGAATGAACTGGAACAGGAGAGAATTGGAAGACAAAGTTTAGAGACGGAAATGAATGGACTCCGGAATGAACTGGAACAGAAGAGGATCGCCGAACAAAGTTTAGAGACGGCAATCAATCGACTCCGCAATGAATTGGAAGAGGAGAGAAATGCCAAGCAAGGTTCAGAGACGGAAATCAGTCGACTTCGGAATGAACTGGAACAGGAGAGAATTGGAGAACAAAGTTTAGAGACGGAAATGAATGGACTCCGGAATGAACTGCAACAGGAGAAAATACGCTTCGATGATCTTCAAAACCAGATAGAAAATGAATGGGTTATAAACTCAAGTGATATTCACATGCCTGAGGATGGCAAACTTGGAGAGGGTGCATGGGGAATTGTTTATAGCGGAAAATTTCTTGACTGTGATGTTGCTGTGAAACAAATTCACGAAGCCATCGACATCGAGAGCAGACGTTTGTTTCTACGcgaaatcaaaatggcgtcaAAATGTCGACATCCGTGTCTTCTGTTATTCATTGGCGCGATAATGGAGGAAAAGACCTTGCTGGTTACAGAACTTATGGAGTGCAGTCTAAGGAGCAAACTGTTCCCTGATCGCGGTGAAGAGACGCTAGAGAAAGATGACGAGTCATTTATATCGTTAGACGTCGCTCTAGCGCTACATTATTTGCACGAGAAAAAGCCGGATCCCATTCTTCACAATGATGTAAGCAGCGCTAACGTGTTGCTGTGGAGATCTGCTACCCATTGGAGGgccaaactgtccgattacgGCACTGCTAACATTGTCCGCCGGAGTAATTTAAATTATGCAGGGGCAGTAGTTTACTGTGCACCGGAATTCACAGACACGGTTAACGCTGATGCTGTAATATCTTGTAAG GCTGACGTGTACAGTTATGGTGTTCTTCTTTGTGAAATGAGTATCAGGGAAACCCCAAACCCAGAAGAACGTCTGGCTCAAGTTAAACGAATTGAAAGTGTACAATTTGGGTTCCTCTTGAGACGCTGTGTTGAAACAAAACCTGCGTTGAGACCAGATATGAAAGAAGTTATTCAGCATATCAATGACGGGATGATGAATTGA
- the LOC136892984 gene encoding uncharacterized protein isoform X4: MGQSLGGRARRRVGIIQQCPETENSRLQNELEQERIAGLETEINALRNELKQKRIAEQSLETEIIRLRNELTEVGIAKQNSETETNRLRNELEQERIGRQSLETEMNGLRNELEQKRIAEQSLETEIIRLRNELTEVGIAKQNSETETNRLRNELEQERIGRQSLETEMNGLRNELEQKRIAEQSLETAINRLRNELEEERNAKQGSETEISRLRNELEQERIGEQSLETEMNGLRNELQQEKIRFDDLQNQIENEWVINSSDIHMPEDGKLGEGAWGIVYSGKFLDCDVAVKQIHEAIDIESRRLFLREIKMASKCRHPCLLLFIGAIMEEKTLLVTELMECSLRSKLFPDRGEETLEKDDESFISLDVALALHYLHEKKPDPILHNDVSSANVLLWRSATHWRAKLSDYGTANIVRRSNLNYAGAVVYCAPEFTDTVNADAVISCKVF; this comes from the exons ATGGGGCAGTCCCTGGGAGGTCGAGCCCGTCGACGGGTTGGAATTATCCAACAATGTCCAGAGACGGAAAACAGTCGACTTCAGAATGAACTGGAACAGGAGAGAATCGCCGGTTTAGAGACGGAAATCAATGCACTTCGGAATGAATTGAAACAGAAGAGAATCGCCGAACAAAGTTTAGAGACGGAAATCATTCGACTTCGGAATGAACTGACAGAGGTGGGAATTGCCAAGCAAAATTCAGAGACGGAAACCAATCGACTTAGGAATGAACTGGAACAGGAGAGAATTGGAAGACAAAGTTTAGAGACGGAAATGAATGGACTCCGGAATGAACTGGAACAGAAGAGGATCGCCGAACAAAGTTTAGAGACGGAAATCATTCGACTTCGGAATGAACTGACAGAGGTGGGAATTGCCAAGCAAAATTCAGAGACGGAAACCAATCGACTTAGGAATGAACTGGAACAGGAGAGAATTGGAAGACAAAGTTTAGAGACGGAAATGAATGGACTCCGGAATGAACTGGAACAGAAGAGGATCGCCGAACAAAGTTTAGAGACGGCAATCAATCGACTCCGCAATGAATTGGAAGAGGAGAGAAATGCCAAGCAAGGTTCAGAGACGGAAATCAGTCGACTTCGGAATGAACTGGAACAGGAGAGAATTGGAGAACAAAGTTTAGAGACGGAAATGAATGGACTCCGGAATGAACTGCAACAGGAGAAAATACGCTTCGATGATCTTCAAAACCAGATAGAAAATGAATGGGTTATAAACTCAAGTGATATTCACATGCCTGAGGATGGCAAACTTGGAGAGGGTGCATGGGGAATTGTTTATAGCGGAAAATTTCTTGACTGTGATGTTGCTGTGAAACAAATTCACGAAGCCATCGACATCGAGAGCAGACGTTTGTTTCTACGcgaaatcaaaatggcgtcaAAATGTCGACATCCGTGTCTTCTGTTATTCATTGGCGCGATAATGGAGGAAAAGACCTTGCTGGTTACAGAACTTATGGAGTGCAGTCTAAGGAGCAAACTGTTCCCTGATCGCGGTGAAGAGACGCTAGAGAAAGATGACGAGTCATTTATATCGTTAGACGTCGCTCTAGCGCTACATTATTTGCACGAGAAAAAGCCGGATCCCATTCTTCACAATGATGTAAGCAGCGCTAACGTGTTGCTGTGGAGATCTGCTACCCATTGGAGGgccaaactgtccgattacgGCACTGCTAACATTGTCCGCCGGAGTAATTTAAATTATGCAGGGGCAGTAGTTTACTGTGCACCGGAATTCACAGACACGGTTAACGCTGATGCTGTAATATCTTGTAAG GTCTTCTGA